One Glycine max cultivar Williams 82 chromosome 3, Glycine_max_v4.0, whole genome shotgun sequence DNA window includes the following coding sequences:
- the SLE2 gene encoding protein SLE2 (The RefSeq protein has 1 substitution compared to this genomic sequence), translating to MASRQNNKQELDERARQGETVVPGGTGGKSLEAQQHLAEGRSKGGQTRKEQLGTEGYQEMGRKGGLSTVDKSGEERAQEEGIGIDESKFRTGNNKNQNQNEDQDK from the exons ATGGCATCTCGTCAAAACAACAAGCAAGAGCTTGATGAAAGAGCAAGGCAAGGAGAGACTGTTGTCCCGGGTGGAACTGGTGGCAAGAGCCTGGAGGCTCAGCAACACCTTGCTGAAg gaaggAGCAAGGGAGGGCAAACAAGGAAGGAACAGCTGGGTACAGAAGGGTACCAGGAAATGGGACGCAAAGGAGGGTTGAGCACTGTGGAGAAATCAGGAGAAGAACGTGCTCAAGAGGAAGGCATTGGCATCGATGAGTCCAAGTTCAGGACTGGTAATAACAAGAACCAGAATCAGAACGAAGACCAGGATAAGTGA
- the LOC100786290 gene encoding AMP deaminase, with amino-acid sequence MDTHAVHLALAAIVGASVVAVSAYYMHRKTLAQLLEFARTVEREADGGGGSDTEPPTAHLKKRLGSSRMRGNGGYRRGSASLPDVTAISGGFDGEEKRNGPVHVDGIPVGLPRLHTLREGKSSQSGSFKRSLLRPTSPKSPVASASAFESVEGSDDEDNMAGEVKLDTTYLHTNGTVVPEGKIPFETLPNHVNANGEQMAITPSMIRSHSVSGDLHGVQPDPIAADILRKEPEHETFTRLRITPLEAPSPDEVEAYVVLQECLEMRKRYVFSEAVAPWDKEVISDPSTPKPNPDPFLYILEGKSDHYFEMRDGVIHVYPDRDAKEELFPVADATTFFTDLHHILRVIAAGNIRTLCHHRLNLLEQKFNLHLMLNADREFLAQKSAPHRDFYNVRKVDTHVHHSACMNQKHLLRFIKSKLRKEPDEVVIFRDGTYLTLEEVFKSLDLTGYDLNVDLLDVHADKSTFHRFDKFNLKYNPCGQSRLREIFLKQDNLIQGRFLGELTKQVFSDLAASKYQMAEYRISIYGRKQSEWDQLASWIVNNDLYSENVVWLIQLPRLYNVYKEMGIVTSFQNMLDNIFIPLFEVTVNPDSHPQLHVFLKQVVGLDLVDDESKPERRPTKHMPTPEQWTNVFNPAFSYYVYYCYANLYTLNKLRESKGMTTIKFRPHSGEAGDIDHLAATFLTAHNIAHGINLKKSPVLQYLYYLAQIGLAMSPLSNNSLFLDYHRNPFPMFFLRGLNVSLSTDDPLQIHLTKEPLVEEYSIAASVWKLSSCDLCEIARNSVYQSGFSHALKSHWIGKEYFKSGPRGNDIQRTNVPHIRLEFRDTIWREEMQQVYLGKAIIPEVVDK; translated from the exons ATGGATACGCACGCGGTGCATTTGGCCTTGGCGGCGATCGTCGGAGCCTCCGTCGTGGCCGTGTCGGCGTATTACATGCACCGCAAGACGCTCGCGCAGCTGCTGGAGTTCGCGCGCACGGTCGAGAGGGAGGCTGACGGCGGCGGCGGTTCCGACACCGAACCGCCTACGGCGCATTTGAAGAAGCGCCTTGGCAGCTCCAGGATGCGTGGCAACGGCGGATACCGGCGTGGCTCCGCGTCGCTGCCGGACGTCACGGCGATCTCCGGCGGGTTCGACGGGGAAGAGAAGCGGAACGGGCCAGTGCACGTCGACGGGATTCCTGTGGGGTTGCCAAGGTTGCACACGCTTCGTGAAG GAAAATCATCTCAATCTGGTTCCTTTAAGAGAAGTCTTTTAAGACCAACTTCTCCCAAGTCCCCTGTTGCAAGTGCCAGTGCCTTTGAAAGTGTAGAAGGATCAGACGATGAAGATAACATGGCAGGCGAAGTTAAACTGGATACTACGTATCTGCACACAAATGGGACTGTT GTGCCAGAAGGTAAAATCCCATTTGAGACTTTACCCAATCATGTTAATGCTAACGGAGAGCAGATGGCTATTACTCCAAGTATGATCCGCTCTCATAGTGTTTCCGGTGACCTGCATGGTGTGCAGCCTGACCCAATAGCTGCTGACATTCTGAGGAAAGAGCCAGAGCATGAAACTTTCACAAGATTGAGAATAACTCCTCTTG agGCTCCGTCACCTGATGAAGTAGAAGCTTATGTGGTTCTGCAAGAATGCCTTGAAATGAGAAAAAGATACGTTTTTAGTGAAGCTGTTGCTCCATGGGATAAAGAAGTTATATCTGACCCCAGTACACCCAAGCCTAATCCAGATCCATTTTTATACATTCTTGAAGGAAAGTCTGAT CATTACTTTGAAATGCGAGATGGGGTTATTCATGTATATCCAGATAGGGATG CAAAAGAAGAGCTTTTTCCTGTTGCTGATGCAACTACATTTTTCACTGATCTTCATCACATACTTCGAGTCATAGCAGCAGGGAATATAAGAACTTTATGCCATCATAGACTCAATCTTCTAGAACAA AAATTCAATCTTCATTTGATGTTAAATGCGGATAGAGAATTTCTTGCTCAGAAAAGTGCTCCACATCGAGACTTCTATAATGTTAGAAAAGTTGACACTCATGTCCACCATTCGGCATGCATGAATCAGAAACATCTTTTAAGGTTCATAAAGTCAAAGCTGAGAAAAGAGCCTGATGAG GTTGTAATATTTCGAGATGGGACATATCTAACATTGGAAGAGGTTTTCAAGAGTTTAGATTTAACTGG ATATGATCTCAATGTTGACCTTTTGGACGTTCACGCAGACAAGAGTACTTTTCATCGCTTTGATAAGTTCAATCTTAAATACAATCCTTGTGGTCAAAGTAGGCTGAGGGAGATATTTCTGAAGCAGGATAATCTCATACAAG GTCGTTTTCTTGGTGAGTTGACTAAGCAAGTGTTTTCAGATCTTGCTGCCAGTAAATATCAG ATGGCTGAATATAGAATATCAATATATGGTAGGAAGCAAAGTGAGTGGGACCAACTAGCCAGTTGGATAGTGAATAATGATTTGTACAGTGAGAATGTTGTATGGTTGATTCAg CTTCCACGGTTGTACAATGTGTACAAAGAAATGGGAATTGTGACATCATTCCAGAACATGCTTGACAATATTTTTATTCCACTTTTTGAGGTCACTGTCAACCCAGATTCACATCCTCAGCTGCATGTTTTCCTGAAACAG GTTGTTGGGTTGGatttggtggatgatgaaagCAAACCTGAAAGACGGCCAACAAAACACATGCCTACACCGGAGCAATGGACTAATGTATTCAATCCAGCATTTTCATACTATGTCTATTACTGTTATGCAAATCTTTATACCTTAAACAAG ctTCGAGAATCAAAGGGAATGACGACAATCAAATTCCGTCCACATTCTGGAGAG GCTGGTGATATTGACCACCTTGCAGCAACCTTCCTCACGGCTCACAACATTGCACAtggaatcaatttgaaaaaatcTCCCGTGcttcaatatttatattatttagccCAG ATTGGGCTGGCAATGTCTCCTTTGAGCAATAACTCCCTATTCTTAGACTACCATCGGAATCCTTTTCCAATGTTCTTCTTACGGGGTCTGAATGTGTCACTTTCTACTGATGATCCTCTCCAAATTCACTTAACAAAGGAACCATTGGTTGAAGAATATAGCATAGCTGCTTCT GTGTGGAAGTTGAGCTCATGTGATTTATGTGAGATTGCCCGTAATTCAGTTTATCAATCAGGTTTCTCACATGCTTTGAAG TCACATTGGATTGGTAAGGAGTACTTCAAGAGTGGGCCACGTGGAAATGACATTCAGAGAACAAACGTTCCTCACATTCGGTTGGAATTCCGTGATACG ATTTGGAGAGAGGAGATGCAACAAGTTTATTTGGGCAAAGCCATCATTCCTGAAGTAGTAGACAAATAA